A region of the Scatophagus argus isolate fScaArg1 chromosome 14, fScaArg1.pri, whole genome shotgun sequence genome:
TTACCCTGTGGCTACCTCCCACATCTTGATGGTCTTGTCTCTGGAGGCAGACACTATGTGGTCACCATTTGGCATGATGGCTACAGATGACACATTGTGATCGTGGCCTGGACAACACAGTCAGGAGTTAAGTTCTGCGACTGATCTGCTTCCATCTAGTACTTATTTGTAACAGGTGTTCCTGTACTCTAACCGTTTGTAAATCTGTAAATATCGCTCACCATGCATTGTTCGGATGCACTCAAACCCCTGAAAGTCCCAAAGCTTGATGCTCATGTCAGCTGAACATGAGGCCAGCAGCTTTCCTGTCTGGTCAAAGGAGATGTCCTGCACAGAGTCTGTGTGGCCCTTCAGGGTTCGCTCAAAGTCCCCTGCTTCATAGTCCCACAcctaaaaacagacacacaaacagcagtagTCAGTCATTGATGCACTTCAGTCTCACCCTCCCTAAATATCAGACAGAGATGTATACCTTCCCTAAAAATAAAACGTCACGAAGAAATATCACACGTTGGTCCAATTTAAGTCTAGTGGCTTCACAACAAAGTGATCAGAGGAATGGAAAGTCAGCAGTGGGTCAAGATTTTAGAGCtcaaaaattgtatttttaacatgtaGGATGGGCTGTAGATTGGATGACATGTTTTGACATTAACTCCAatttaaatgcagaaaacagtGCAAGTAGACACTGGGCCGGACTGTTTAACTTGTTGAGGATATCCTTATAACTACAATAAAGCTgtataaatgaaacaatgtgCTGACAGTGTTTAACTGTTTATTGAATAAAAAGGCTGAAAAGGGGGGATGGgttgaaagagaaacagatttgCCTATTTCCCAAGGTGCTGCGCTCTGGGAGCGTTGCCTCTGACAACATGAGCATCAGCCGATCTCCACACAGATGCGCAgtgacaaagcagaaaaaaagagtgaagggaagcagggagggaggaaggcaggataaagggaggaggtggagggggaaaAGCACGTCGAAGCAGAAGCACAGAGGATAAAAAGGGAGAACAGACACAGATCTGCAGTACAGCTTTGATCTGAAGGGTCAGGGCTGCAGAGGCTACAGTGTGGTGTGCTGCAACACTCACGATTTTGTTAtgaatgctgctgcacacagcCATCACTGTGCTTTAATATTTCTGCTGGAGACACATTTTACTCACTTTAGAAGACTCAAAAAAagttaaacatttcaaaatatgcAATTTATCAATACCATTTCTCCCAGTGTACTGTGATACATTTGTACAGTCGCCAGCTGTAATGCAGGTTTACTGGGTTAAATGTAATAcaatctaacacacacactccagtgttACTTGAAACTGTGTCAGAAATATATTGATTTAACTCCATGGGCATTCTGGACTCTGTAGTGAAGTGGATTTTATTGCATCAGATTAAATAGTGTTTCAgtggtgtttttgtctttcccCACAGACATATGGTGGGTAGACACACtcaacaaaaactaaatatcAACTTGTAGCCAGCTGAACCTAATGGACTGGCAGCTCAAAGTGTAAGCCCTAgttctaaacacacacacacacaagcaccttGATGGTAGCATCCTCAGAGGCTGTGACCATGACAGAGAAGACAGGGTGGAATATAACACGCGTGACCGGGGCGCGGTGCCCACTCAGGGCGTATCTCTCTGGGGGGCGGGGGATCCACTCCTTGGGGTCCCTCTTCTGACCTACAGATCCTCCGTGTGTCATCTCCTCCTTTGCTTCATTCAACTTCGACTCCAACTCCATCACCTGTGGCAGAATGGTGAGTCAGAAGAGTCAGTTATCAGCAAATGCTTAGATTTAGATTAGACTAAAtctaagtaaaaaaaaaaaaaacaagccaataACCAAAAAAGTCTGGTCTGTCTTACATATGTGAAATGTCCAGCATGCACCCAATATCTAAGGCAATTTTAAAGTACTCTGTCTACTAGAACAGAAACATTCCTTACCTTCTTCTGTAATCTGATGACTGAAGTCCATTTCTTTTCCAAAAGCCCAGCATACTTTTTATCTACCTCTTCATTCTATGAATGGAGAAAAGGCAAACACTCAGAAGTTTTCgtcatttgttttgacatttttgtgcaCCTGTCTCTCCTTACCATATCTAGTTCTGCTTCTTTCTTGAAGGTGGAATAGGCCTCCTCGTATCCATTGGAACGGAGATAGTCTGCTATAGCTCGGTTTCTGGGGAGAGAGAATAgagaataaattaattaattaatcagatTTTTCAGGTCCTAGCAATTAATTTATCACTAATTACAGATTAGGTCCTCAATCATTCTAGCACACATAACCCGCGGATCTGCCCAAAATTCTGCTAAATTAAGTACCTgtcaaaaaaattcaaaaagaggtGGTCATGTATTAAATATCCACCTTAAGAGAAATAATGGTTCCTCCTTAAAAGAAAGGAGACCACACCCTGTCTAACAAATAGGAGCAATGGGATTTAAGTTTCACAGTTCCACCTTAAATGTCAGCACAACTGAATGTGTGCCCTAAGAAATTACAATCcttcagtgaagaaaacaaaacataaggaCCAGATCACTGGGAAACTATGTTTTAGCTGCTATGGAAACCTGAGACTCGCCACAAAGAGAGAACACGAAGCATGGATGGCACACGGACTGGGCAACCACAAGCACATGGAAATGCAACCtttaacacacaaatacacaatcacacacacacactgttatatAAATAAGAAGACCAGATTTTTTATGAGAAGAAAGGCGAATATTTCATGAGTATCGGTGCTAAATTTCAGCTGTAGTTTCAGCGTTACTTTGAGCCACTGACAACTGTAACCGTAATTCAATTGTATGTATACTTAAACATTAAGCCATTACTTGTAGGAGGATTTCTACAT
Encoded here:
- the LOC124070789 gene encoding lissencephaly-1 homolog B, producing the protein MVLSQRQRDELNRAIADYLRSNGYEEAYSTFKKEAELDMNEEVDKKYAGLLEKKWTSVIRLQKKVMELESKLNEAKEEMTHGGSVGQKRDPKEWIPRPPERYALSGHRAPVTRVIFHPVFSVMVTASEDATIKVWDYEAGDFERTLKGHTDSVQDISFDQTGKLLASCSADMSIKLWDFQGFECIRTMHGHDHNVSSVAIMPNGDHIVSASRDKTIKMWEVATGYCVKTFAGHREWVRMVRPNQDGSLIASCSNDQTVRVWVVASKECKAELREHEHVVECIAWAPDSAHPTILEATGSESKKSGKPGPFLLSGSRDKTIKMWDVSIGICLMTLVGHDNWVRGVLFHPGGRFIVSCADDKTLRIWDYKNKRCMKTLCAHEHFVTSLDFHKTAPYVVTGSVDQTVKVWECR